GCGTCACCGTGTCGACGATGTCGGCGTCGACCTGGCGCACACCGAAGAGCGCGTCCAACCCGGCACCCGGCACCGACGGGCGGCGAGCGCCGTGCTCGTCGTACTCCCCCGGCGCCGCCTCGGCGACCAGCCTCCCGCCGCGCGCCACGAAGCCCGCGAGGGCAGCCGCGAGCGCGCCGATGGACGTTGCCGGCATCGGCCAGTACAGCGCCTCGATGTGCGCGGGCACCCCGCGCTCCGCGACAAGCTCGTCGTGCAGCACCTCGACCGGCAGGTCGGTGTCGACAAGCGCGCGGTACGCGCCGAGCACGGCATCGCGGTAGAGGGCCATGTCGCGGTCGGTGGCAAACGCGTGCAACGCGCTCCGCCGCGATACCAGCAGGCCAACGCTGCCGGGCGACGGTGCGCTCGCGGCCACCGCCGGGTGGCGTGCGACGGTGGCCAGCGCGGTCACGGCGTCCACCCGTGCGGTGGTGGTGCCGTCGGGGGCGCAGAGGCCGTACCCGGGACTCTCCGGGCCGAGCAGCTCCGGCCGCCACTGCCAGAAGACGATGCCGGTGGCGCCGGCGGCCAGCGCGTTCCACATCCACAGGCCGACCGTGTCCGGCGCGGGGTGCGGCGTGCTCAGCCCGGCGTTGCGGCGGCCCCGCCCACCCTGGAGCTCCGCCTGCCAGAAGGGCTTGCCGGCCGCGGCGCCGCGCGCGGTGTCCAGGTTGAACAGGTGCTCGACCGGATCGTCGGCCATGAGCCAGGTCGGGAAGCTCGACGTGCCGAACGCGTCGACCGGGCCGGTGAGCGTGTACTCGTCGAGCGTGTGCGTGGCGAGCTGTCCGGTGAAGCCGCTCAGCGCGACGTGCGTCATCACCACATGTCCCGGATCGGCCTCCCGCACCACCGCCACGCGGCGGTCGAGCCAGCCGGCAAGGTTGTCAAACCAGAACTCCCGCCAGTCGAGCATGTCCGGCACCGCCTCGAAGACGCGCGGCGGTCCCACCTGTGCCCAGTCCGAGTACCGGCGGCGCCAAGCCGCGTTGAGCGCGTCCACAGTGGAGTAGCGTGCGGTCAGCCAGGCGCGGAAGCGCTCCAGCGAGGCCGGGCAGTAGCAGTAGACGCGGTCCGGGAAGTACGACGCGGGCTCAAGGTGCGGCTCGTTCCACACGTCCCACACGCGCAGCGCCGGGTGGTCGCGGTACCGGCCGGCGACCGTGCCGAGGAACGACGCGGCGGC
The window above is part of the Phytohabitans houttuyneae genome. Proteins encoded here:
- a CDS encoding beta-galactosidase; amino-acid sequence: MIVVGAQYYRPPNPPREDWDRDLGRMRAAGLDTVKLWACWSWMQPTPDAVDFADLDELMDLAAKHRLGVVVNTILENAPYWLEQRRPDAHYLDQEDRPVRLTAAMNTPGGGWPGLCNDDPEVWAAAASFLGTVAGRYRDHPALRVWDVWNEPHLEPASYFPDRVYCYCPASLERFRAWLTARYSTVDALNAAWRRRYSDWAQVGPPRVFEAVPDMLDWREFWFDNLAGWLDRRVAVVREADPGHVVMTHVALSGFTGQLATHTLDEYTLTGPVDAFGTSSFPTWLMADDPVEHLFNLDTARGAAAGKPFWQAELQGGRGRRNAGLSTPHPAPDTVGLWMWNALAAGATGIVFWQWRPELLGPESPGYGLCAPDGTTTARVDAVTALATVARHPAVAASAPSPGSVGLLVSRRSALHAFATDRDMALYRDAVLGAYRALVDTDLPVEVLHDELVAERGVPAHIEALYWPMPATSIGALAAALAGFVARGGRLVAEAAPGEYDEHGARRPSVPGAGLDALFGVRQVDADIVDTVTLPSGLSGRWQRETLKLDGAECVEAFPDGTPAVTRRGTAVLIATYPSLAYAARPDAPSRAALVELIGAPARELVWADPGPGRYSRARVRPDGRRVIVAVNWTGTPQKATLAEALVPPGEDEPVTTVVVPARSGMALLDP